One window of Arcobacter sp. CECT 8983 genomic DNA carries:
- a CDS encoding biotin/lipoyl-containing protein, protein VEPDEEIVKLASEKLKLEPTKENPLDIADRDEKKTFKYWEGRLKEENIDPSEENIFIAAACDEKGIAFLKGESPLNVRKVADATCENDKECTLGEGNSMSNATGNYTVVVDGQKFNVSIAEGNADIQVTPATQSETPAATPTNGGAEVGATVAGNVWKMNVKVGDTVKQGEIIAILEAMKMEIDVEAPCDGTVSAVLANPGDAVEEGQAIATIS, encoded by the coding sequence GTTGAACCAGATGAAGAGATTGTTAAATTAGCAAGTGAAAAATTAAAACTTGAACCAACAAAAGAAAACCCACTAGATATAGCTGATAGAGATGAAAAGAAGACTTTTAAATACTGGGAAGGAAGATTAAAAGAAGAGAATATCGACCCAAGTGAAGAGAATATTTTTATCGCAGCAGCTTGTGATGAAAAAGGTATTGCTTTCTTAAAAGGTGAAAGCCCATTAAATGTAAGAAAAGTTGCTGATGCAACTTGTGAAAATGATAAAGAATGTACTTTAGGAGAAGGAAATAGTATGAGTAACGCAACTGGAAACTATACAGTAGTAGTAGATGGACAAAAATTTAATGTATCTATTGCAGAAGGTAATGCAGATATCCAAGTAACACCAGCAACACAAAGTGAAACACCAGCAGCAACACCAACAAACGGTGGAGCAGAAGTAGGAGCAACTGTTGCAGGTAATGTATGGAAAATGAATGTAAAAGTTGGTGATACAGTAAAACAAGGTGAAATTATTGCAATCTTAGAAGCTATGAAAATGGAAATAGATGTAGAAGCTCCTTGTGATGGAACAGTAAGTGCAGTTTTAGCTAACCCTGGTGACGCTGTTGAAGAAGGTCAAGCAATAGCAACTATTAGCTAA
- a CDS encoding sodium ion-translocating decarboxylase subunit beta, with protein MNKKIMASMLLLFFALFSTNVFANSNATPKEEVKHEYHEKSLGQLLESFYKTTGIYSFTTPRDDVMTSEAHAEDARPMTTFEQTWGRLIMIGICLLLFYLAIARGFEPLLLMPIAFGGILANIPLAGIAGETGMLGIIYNMGIANGFFPLLIFMGVGAMTDFTPLLANPKSAILGGAAQFGIFGSLVGAVAIGFDLQSASAISIIGGADGPTSIFIANRLAPELLGAIAVAAYSYMALVPVIQPPIMKALTSEAERKIKMPKLRKVNKLENLTLPIVILLLAILFLPESTPLIGAFCLGNFFKQSGAVERLSDTMQNSLINIVTIFLGLGVGSKLAADKFLVLETLGIMVIGLIAFAAGTAAGVIMAKVMNKFASDENKINPLIGAAGVSAVPMAARVVSKVGQEYDKSNVLLMHAMGPNVAGVIGSAVAAGVLLSIF; from the coding sequence ATGAATAAAAAAATAATGGCTTCAATGCTACTACTTTTCTTTGCTCTTTTTAGTACAAATGTATTTGCAAACTCAAATGCAACACCAAAAGAAGAAGTAAAACATGAGTATCATGAAAAATCATTAGGTCAACTTCTTGAATCATTCTATAAAACTACTGGGATTTATTCTTTTACAACTCCTAGAGATGATGTAATGACTTCAGAAGCTCATGCAGAAGATGCAAGACCTATGACAACATTTGAACAAACTTGGGGTAGATTAATAATGATAGGTATTTGCTTGTTGTTATTCTACCTTGCAATTGCAAGAGGATTTGAACCCCTATTATTAATGCCAATTGCATTTGGTGGTATCTTAGCTAATATTCCATTAGCTGGTATTGCTGGAGAGACTGGTATGCTAGGTATTATCTATAATATGGGTATTGCTAATGGATTCTTTCCTTTACTTATCTTTATGGGTGTTGGAGCAATGACAGACTTTACTCCACTGCTAGCAAATCCTAAATCAGCAATATTAGGTGGTGCTGCACAGTTTGGTATCTTTGGATCATTAGTTGGAGCAGTTGCAATTGGATTTGATTTACAATCAGCTTCTGCTATTTCAATTATTGGTGGAGCTGATGGACCAACATCAATCTTTATTGCAAATAGACTTGCTCCAGAATTATTAGGAGCAATAGCAGTTGCAGCATACTCTTATATGGCATTAGTACCAGTAATTCAACCTCCAATTATGAAGGCATTAACTTCAGAGGCTGAAAGAAAAATAAAAATGCCAAAATTAAGAAAAGTAAATAAATTAGAGAATTTAACATTGCCAATTGTTATCTTATTGTTAGCAATTTTGTTCTTGCCAGAGTCAACACCTCTTATTGGAGCCTTTTGTTTAGGAAATTTCTTTAAACAATCAGGTGCAGTTGAGAGACTTTCTGATACAATGCAAAATTCATTAATCAATATAGTAACAATATTCTTAGGATTAGGAGTTGGATCAAAACTAGCTGCTGATAAATTCTTGGTGTTAGAGACTTTAGGGATTATGGTTATTGGATTAATAGCATTTGCAGCAGGAACAGCAGCAGGTGTAATCATGGCAAAAGTTATGAATAAATTTGCGTCTGATGAGAATAAGATTAACCCACTAATTGGAGCTGCAGGAGTATCTGCTGTGCCAATGGCTGCTAGGGTTGTATCAAAAGTTGGACAAGAATATGACAAATCTAATGTATTATTAATGCATGCGATGGGTCCAAATGTTGCTGGTGTTATTGGCTCTGCCGTAGCTGCTGGTGTACTTTTATCGATTTTTTAA
- the pckA gene encoding phosphoenolpyruvate carboxykinase (ATP), whose translation MSEIKDSLGLENVGKVYRNLDVDSLMQHAVENEGAKISSTGALMVDTGIFTGRSPKDKFFVNQDPSNRYIAWGDINRKVSKEVYEDLEVVAKKQLGGKDLYVTDVYCGSSLDSRKSVRFITEVAWQAHFIQNMFIVPPKEDLENFEPEFTVYNACKTVDMAYVSHELHSEVFVVFNVEDNTALIGGTWYAGEMKKGVFSMMNYWLPLEGKLPMHCSANIGENGDTALFFGLSGTGKTTLSTDPKRRLIGDDEHGWDDNGVFNFEGGCYAKVINLDGKSEPDIFNAIKKGAILENVVADENGIVDYTDGSKTENTRVSYPIDHIENHTPDMRGGHPENIIFLCADAFGVLPPVSKLDKRQAMYYFLSGYTAKVAGTERGITEPVATFSSCFGEAFLPLNPTVYAELLGKKIDEHGVNVYLVNTGWTGGPYGIGSRMSIKNTRACIDAILDGSINNSEFETLPIFNLEIPKTLNGVDTEVLNPRNTWEDKESYDETAIKLAGMYIDNFKKYLTLESDYDFTSAGPKLV comes from the coding sequence ATGTCTGAAATTAAAGACTCACTTGGTTTAGAAAACGTAGGTAAAGTTTATAGAAACTTAGATGTAGATAGTTTAATGCAACATGCAGTAGAAAATGAGGGAGCTAAAATCTCTTCTACTGGTGCTCTTATGGTAGATACGGGAATTTTTACAGGAAGAAGTCCTAAGGACAAATTCTTTGTTAACCAAGACCCATCAAATAGATATATTGCTTGGGGTGATATTAATAGAAAAGTTTCAAAAGAAGTATATGAAGATTTAGAAGTTGTTGCTAAAAAACAATTAGGTGGTAAAGATTTATATGTAACTGACGTTTATTGTGGTTCTTCTTTAGATAGTAGAAAATCAGTTAGATTTATTACTGAAGTAGCTTGGCAAGCACATTTTATTCAAAATATGTTTATTGTTCCTCCAAAAGAGGATTTAGAAAATTTTGAACCAGAATTTACTGTTTATAATGCTTGTAAAACTGTAGATATGGCTTATGTAAGTCATGAGTTACATTCAGAAGTATTTGTTGTATTTAATGTAGAAGATAACACAGCTCTTATTGGTGGTACTTGGTATGCTGGTGAAATGAAAAAAGGTGTTTTCTCTATGATGAATTATTGGTTACCTCTAGAAGGTAAATTACCAATGCATTGTTCAGCAAATATCGGAGAAAATGGTGATACTGCCCTATTCTTTGGTTTATCAGGAACTGGAAAGACTACACTTTCAACTGATCCAAAAAGAAGATTAATTGGTGATGATGAACATGGTTGGGATGATAATGGAGTATTCAACTTTGAAGGTGGTTGTTATGCTAAAGTTATTAACTTAGATGGAAAATCTGAACCAGATATCTTCAATGCTATTAAAAAAGGTGCTATTTTAGAAAACGTAGTAGCTGATGAAAATGGTATTGTTGATTATACTGATGGTAGTAAAACAGAAAATACTAGAGTATCATATCCAATTGATCATATTGAAAATCATACTCCAGATATGAGAGGTGGACATCCAGAGAATATTATCTTCTTATGTGCTGATGCATTTGGAGTTCTTCCTCCCGTATCTAAACTTGATAAAAGACAAGCAATGTATTACTTTTTAAGTGGATATACTGCAAAAGTAGCAGGTACAGAAAGAGGTATTACTGAGCCAGTTGCAACATTCTCTTCTTGTTTTGGAGAGGCATTCTTACCATTAAACCCAACTGTTTATGCAGAATTACTTGGTAAAAAGATTGATGAGCATGGTGTAAATGTTTATTTAGTTAATACTGGATGGACTGGTGGTCCTTATGGTATTGGTTCAAGAATGAGTATTAAAAATACTAGAGCTTGTATTGATGCAATTTTAGATGGTTCAATCAATAATTCAGAGTTTGAAACTCTTCCAATTTTTAATTTAGAAATTCCTAAAACACTTAATGGTGTTGATACTGAAGTTCTAAACCCTAGAAATACATGGGAAGACAAAGAATCTTATGATGAAACAGCTATTAAACTTGCTGGAATGTATATTGATAACTTTAAAAAGTATTTAACTTTAGAGAGTGATTATGACTTTACGTCAGCAGGACCAAAATTAGTTTAA
- a CDS encoding bifunctional 3,4-dihydroxy-2-butanone 4-phosphate synthase/GTP cyclohydrolase II has protein sequence MNAIQRVKEAIEEIQKGNMVIMLDDEDRENEGDLVYAAALSTPDKVNFMASHAKGLICVSVTKETAQRLALNPMVNSNTSSYETAFTVSVDAADAATGISAGERDDTIKILANPISKETELVKPGHIFPLIAKDGGVLVRTGHTEGSVDLCKLAGLNGEAVICEIMKDDGTMARRDDLDIFAQKHNMKQIYISDLVEYRLSHEKLVDEVKKDDIEFLGSKAVKKEFKDHLGDIHTVIQFGEPEEITHVKFHTVIPDIELFLNDEKLNSMLKTINFLQAKGGLLIFLGQDKVHKESQKDYGIGAQILNSLNVKKIKLMTSGGKHSFVGLNGFGLEIIEEIQIEC, from the coding sequence ATGAATGCAATACAAAGAGTAAAAGAAGCAATAGAAGAAATTCAAAAAGGTAACATGGTAATCATGTTAGATGATGAAGACAGAGAAAATGAAGGAGATTTAGTTTATGCAGCAGCATTGAGTACTCCTGATAAAGTTAACTTCATGGCTAGTCACGCTAAAGGTTTAATTTGTGTATCTGTTACAAAAGAGACTGCTCAAAGACTAGCTTTAAATCCTATGGTTAATTCGAATACTTCTTCATATGAGACTGCCTTTACAGTTTCAGTTGATGCAGCAGATGCAGCAACAGGAATTAGTGCAGGGGAGAGAGATGATACTATTAAGATTTTAGCTAATCCTATTTCAAAAGAGACAGAGTTAGTTAAGCCTGGGCATATCTTTCCACTAATTGCAAAAGATGGTGGAGTATTAGTTAGAACAGGGCATACAGAAGGTAGCGTTGACTTATGTAAGCTAGCAGGATTAAATGGAGAAGCTGTAATTTGTGAAATCATGAAAGATGATGGAACAATGGCAAGAAGAGATGACTTAGATATTTTTGCACAAAAACATAATATGAAACAAATTTATATTTCTGATTTAGTAGAATATAGATTAAGTCATGAAAAATTAGTAGATGAAGTAAAAAAAGATGATATTGAATTTCTAGGTTCAAAAGCTGTTAAAAAAGAGTTTAAAGACCATTTAGGAGATATTCATACTGTTATTCAGTTTGGTGAGCCTGAAGAAATAACTCATGTTAAATTTCATACAGTAATTCCAGATATTGAGCTATTTTTAAATGATGAAAAATTAAACTCAATGCTAAAAACAATCAACTTCTTACAAGCTAAAGGTGGTTTACTAATCTTCTTAGGGCAAGATAAAGTACATAAAGAGTCTCAAAAAGACTATGGAATTGGAGCTCAAATTTTAAATTCATTAAATGTAAAGAAAATTAAGTTAATGACAAGTGGAGGGAAACACTCATTTGTAGGATTAAATGGTTTTGGTTTAGAAATTATTGAAGAGATTCAAATAGAGTGTTAA
- a CDS encoding alpha/beta fold hydrolase, translated as MKQLLLIPGLMCTQKLWSKLNLTNYQGIKIPQKDSIDKMIEELHKEFSIYKEPINLVGFSLGGYISLKYLIKYPNRVNKALIISSGIDSLNEKEISKRKKMLETLKRNNINSLSFMAISQLLEDKTNENNLEIINEMFAELGMDIYQQQLFATMKRKSLFEELKEVNTPILFLSAINDALVNLQPIKQLCLEKENFQLKTLNTDSHMLPLEYDDFLYNEIQNFF; from the coding sequence ATGAAACAATTACTTTTAATACCAGGACTAATGTGTACTCAAAAGCTTTGGTCTAAACTAAATCTAACAAATTATCAAGGAATCAAAATTCCACAAAAAGACTCTATTGATAAAATGATTGAAGAACTCCATAAAGAGTTTTCAATATACAAAGAACCTATAAACCTAGTTGGTTTTTCTTTAGGAGGATACATAAGCTTAAAATACTTAATTAAGTATCCTAATAGAGTAAATAAAGCCTTGATTATATCTTCTGGAATTGATTCTTTAAATGAAAAAGAGATAAGTAAAAGAAAAAAAATGCTTGAAACTTTAAAAAGAAATAATATTAATTCCTTAAGTTTTATGGCTATTTCTCAACTCTTGGAAGATAAAACAAACGAAAATAACCTTGAGATTATAAATGAGATGTTTGCCGAACTAGGAATGGATATTTATCAACAACAACTGTTTGCAACAATGAAACGTAAATCTTTATTTGAAGAATTAAAAGAAGTAAATACCCCTATTTTGTTTTTAAGTGCTATAAATGATGCTTTAGTGAATTTGCAACCTATAAAACAATTATGTTTAGAAAAAGAAAACTTTCAGTTAAAAACATTAAATACAGACTCCCATATGCTACCTTTAGAATATGATGACTTTTTATACAATGAAATTCAAAACTTTTTTTAA
- a CDS encoding ATP-binding protein: protein MYNLFNLKKLTIVYFIVFLSLVFWAFFAYSTMNEMISSQKIYAKIINIAGKQRMLSQRTALMAKLSFENGTSNYIDSTNSLLKQMKKDHGFIISNITSSEINEIYFKEPYNLDFHVNRYFKSLEAFLLDKNKEKLEKIEDLSNTILPKLDYAVSNFEAESDKKIEKLTKQELFILLGTLITILLEAVLIVIPSIRYNKQKEQELKDLNNSLKKQIDDAISKSKKQDLVIAEQSKNLTMKEILNNIAHQWRQPLSIITTCTSGLRLKKDFNNLSDENLQESIDIILKNSNYLSNTIENFRQFFDESNNTYYTFYDVIEKAKALLSHRLENKNITIIKEVDNNLSYFGNETRLVQVFIHILNNCIDVLIEKELPRYVFIEIKKKSDLIFINITDNGLGISEKIIDKIFEPYFTTKHQSIGKGIDLYNCKQIIESLFKGKIIASNKEKYFDNKCYKGACFTITIPLKEQN, encoded by the coding sequence ATGTATAATTTATTTAATCTAAAAAAGCTAACGATAGTTTATTTTATAGTCTTTTTATCTTTAGTTTTTTGGGCTTTCTTTGCTTATTCTACAATGAATGAAATGATTTCTAGCCAAAAAATATATGCAAAAATAATTAATATTGCTGGTAAACAAAGAATGCTTTCTCAAAGAACTGCATTAATGGCAAAATTAAGCTTTGAAAATGGAACAAGCAATTATATTGATAGTACAAATAGTTTATTAAAACAAATGAAAAAAGATCATGGGTTTATTATTTCTAATATAACTTCTAGTGAAATAAATGAGATATATTTTAAAGAACCTTATAATCTTGATTTTCATGTAAATAGATATTTTAAAAGTCTTGAGGCTTTTCTTTTAGATAAAAATAAAGAAAAATTAGAAAAAATCGAAGATTTATCAAACACTATTCTTCCTAAGCTAGATTATGCAGTAAGTAACTTTGAAGCTGAAAGTGATAAAAAAATAGAAAAATTAACGAAGCAAGAGCTTTTTATTCTACTTGGAACACTTATAACTATATTGCTTGAAGCTGTTTTAATTGTAATACCTTCAATTCGTTATAACAAACAGAAAGAACAAGAATTAAAAGATTTAAATAACAGTCTCAAAAAACAAATTGATGATGCAATAAGTAAAAGTAAAAAACAAGATTTAGTAATAGCAGAACAATCAAAAAACCTTACAATGAAAGAGATATTAAATAATATAGCTCATCAGTGGAGACAACCTTTATCTATCATTACTACTTGTACAAGTGGACTTAGACTAAAAAAAGATTTTAATAATCTAAGTGATGAAAATCTACAAGAAAGTATTGATATTATACTTAAAAACTCAAACTATTTATCAAATACTATAGAAAACTTTAGACAGTTCTTTGATGAATCAAATAATACATATTATACTTTTTATGATGTTATTGAAAAAGCAAAAGCATTATTGTCACATAGACTTGAAAATAAAAATATTACTATTATTAAAGAAGTAGATAATAATCTATCTTACTTTGGTAATGAGACCAGATTAGTTCAAGTATTTATTCATATTTTAAATAACTGTATAGATGTATTAATAGAAAAAGAGTTACCAAGATATGTATTTATTGAAATAAAAAAGAAAAGTGATTTAATTTTTATTAATATAACTGACAATGGATTGGGAATTAGTGAAAAAATTATAGATAAAATATTTGAACCTTATTTTACAACAAAACATCAATCTATAGGAAAAGGAATTGATCTTTATAATTGTAAACAAATAATTGAGTCTTTATTTAAAGGTAAAATAATAGCAAGTAATAAAGAAAAATATTTTGATAATAAATGTTATAAAGGGGCCTGTTTTACAATAACAATCCCCTTAAAAGAACAAAACTAA
- the glyS gene encoding glycine--tRNA ligase subunit beta, translated as MNKPLLIEIGVEELPAIPFLKELLNIEKKWAKILEKNRLLCDFDFFYTPRRLVLWHREFQVKQEDSVEEMFGAPVKIAFKDGEPTPAALGFAKKCGVSVDELEKKDQGKGEVLYYKKEVLGIKAKDLLNDMVNEFISSLDFGKSMRWASRTDSFIRPIRSLSILLGEEVVEAELFGVKSSNFSFAHRMVSYEPFTYDFAGDYFCKLDKNGVILYPDDRRKRILEQMKEIEASNDVKIDIDEELLEEVVAITEYPTALIGKFDEEFLELPEEVIVTSMKEHQRYFAVYKDGELTNNFIVVSNSKTEDFSHIIAGNEKVLRPRLADGMFFWKNDIENGLSNEGLKKLTFVEGLGSMYEKCEREAKIAAFLAEKLNVNEKELVQKAVMLSKADLMSEMVFEFTELQGLMGYYYAKIAGEKEEVYTALKEQYLPDGEDSDLPSTTFSSIVALSYKLDNLMGLFSVGKIPSGSKDPFGLRRAAAGIVKIAIEHKLAIDLEEIIDTLSSNYKGLDKAKLIEFFNERLFKIFDVNPSVLKAVLGSEESDIFKISQKLCALNPIVLSDNFKEYSATFKRVANIIKDLDINSKLEVKEELLEDKEEKELYEAFNKVISKEYLSYEEELDSLFALKPQLDNFFDNVFVNHDDNKIKTNRKNIIGKVYQAFKEIADIKEITI; from the coding sequence ATGAACAAACCATTATTAATAGAAATTGGTGTAGAAGAACTGCCAGCAATTCCATTTTTAAAAGAACTACTAAATATTGAAAAAAAATGGGCAAAAATATTAGAAAAGAATAGATTATTATGTGATTTTGACTTTTTTTATACACCAAGAAGATTAGTATTATGGCATAGAGAATTTCAAGTTAAACAAGAAGATTCAGTAGAAGAGATGTTTGGAGCACCTGTTAAAATTGCTTTTAAAGATGGTGAACCAACTCCTGCAGCACTAGGTTTTGCAAAAAAATGTGGTGTAAGTGTTGATGAACTTGAGAAAAAAGATCAAGGTAAGGGTGAAGTCCTATATTATAAAAAAGAAGTTTTAGGTATTAAAGCAAAAGATCTTTTAAATGATATGGTAAATGAATTTATCTCAAGTTTAGATTTTGGAAAATCAATGAGATGGGCAAGTAGAACTGATAGTTTTATTAGACCAATTAGATCTTTATCTATTCTTTTAGGTGAAGAAGTAGTAGAAGCAGAACTTTTTGGAGTTAAATCTTCAAACTTCTCATTTGCACATAGAATGGTTTCGTATGAGCCTTTCACTTATGATTTTGCAGGTGATTATTTCTGTAAATTAGATAAAAATGGTGTTATTCTTTACCCAGATGATAGAAGAAAAAGAATTTTAGAACAAATGAAAGAGATTGAAGCTTCTAATGATGTAAAAATTGATATTGATGAAGAACTATTAGAAGAAGTTGTTGCCATTACTGAATATCCTACTGCTTTAATTGGTAAATTTGATGAAGAGTTTTTAGAGTTACCAGAAGAAGTTATTGTAACTTCAATGAAAGAACATCAAAGGTATTTTGCAGTTTATAAAGATGGGGAATTAACAAATAACTTTATAGTTGTTTCAAACTCAAAAACTGAAGACTTTTCTCATATTATTGCTGGAAATGAGAAAGTACTTAGACCTAGACTTGCAGATGGAATGTTTTTTTGGAAAAATGATATTGAAAATGGACTTTCGAATGAAGGACTTAAAAAGTTAACTTTTGTTGAAGGTTTAGGTTCTATGTATGAGAAGTGTGAAAGAGAAGCTAAAATTGCAGCTTTCTTAGCAGAAAAGCTAAATGTAAATGAGAAGGAATTAGTTCAAAAAGCAGTAATGCTTTCAAAAGCTGATTTAATGTCTGAAATGGTATTTGAGTTTACAGAACTTCAAGGACTAATGGGATATTACTATGCAAAAATTGCTGGAGAAAAAGAAGAAGTATATACAGCACTAAAAGAGCAATATTTACCAGATGGAGAAGACTCTGACTTACCATCAACTACTTTCTCTTCTATTGTTGCACTTTCATACAAACTTGATAATTTAATGGGATTGTTCTCTGTTGGAAAAATTCCTTCAGGTTCTAAAGATCCATTTGGACTTAGAAGAGCAGCTGCAGGTATTGTAAAAATTGCAATTGAACATAAATTAGCAATTGATTTAGAAGAGATTATTGACACTTTAAGTTCAAACTATAAAGGTCTAGATAAAGCAAAACTTATAGAGTTTTTTAATGAAAGACTATTTAAGATTTTTGATGTTAACCCATCTGTATTAAAAGCTGTACTAGGTTCTGAAGAGAGTGATATCTTTAAAATTTCACAAAAACTTTGTGCCTTAAATCCAATTGTTTTAAGTGACAATTTTAAAGAATATTCTGCAACATTTAAAAGAGTTGCAAATATTATCAAAGATTTAGATATTAATTCAAAATTAGAAGTAAAAGAAGAACTTTTAGAAGACAAAGAAGAAAAAGAGTTATATGAAGCATTTAACAAAGTAATTTCTAAAGAATACTTAAGCTATGAAGAAGAGTTAGATTCTTTATTTGCTTTAAAGCCACAACTTGATAATTTCTTTGACAATGTTTTTGTTAATCATGATGATAATAAAATAAAAACAAATAGAAAAAATATTATTGGTAAAGTGTATCAAGCATTTAAAGAAATTGCTGATATTAAAGAGATTACAATTTAA